The following coding sequences are from one Vulgatibacter sp. window:
- a CDS encoding DUF3618 domain-containing protein — translation MGQESRSASVRRDPEQIRAEIENARAEIADSLLSLRDEVSERLDWRNFVQRRPFVAVGMAFAVGYLLGRR, via the coding sequence ATGGGGCAGGAGAGCCGGAGCGCGTCCGTCCGCCGTGATCCCGAACAGATCCGGGCGGAGATCGAGAACGCCCGGGCCGAGATCGCCGACTCGCTGCTCTCCTTGCGCGACGAGGTGAGCGAGCGGCTCGACTGGCGCAATTTCGTCCAGCGTCGGCCCTTCGTCGCCGTGGGCATGGCATTCGCCGTCGGCTACCTGCTGGGCCGGCGCTGA
- a CDS encoding lysylphosphatidylglycerol synthase transmembrane domain-containing protein, with amino-acid sequence MASPNQQRLTTRRRPPDPARAPWTVGRVLKRLALALVAVSLTAILIGSAFFKPVFAGGFRIEPRFPIGQWFADLPSHLWWVLVFAIFTASMAPLRAWRWGFVLPRPKPHYEDRYHAVAIGLLANNAVPGKLGEAIRSMSLTRFSEQRGRAIPFAQSLGTVLVCKLIDVIALLTLVSLSPSGPFFGATTSLKGGFVGVVIVLPVLIALLFLTARYAPKIADWLHAKGRSPKLENTLRELAVGVAASGSLLHVGKAFGATLIAIGAVATGYTFAMYGVGMEPGVTAGIVMLAAVTLGQSPPGVPAGLGVYYLAATWSARLLGATAEQAATLAVLTHLTTVLTHMSVGGVSLFVRKVRLRDFLPKRKKKQGSDEVVAEGARLPA; translated from the coding sequence ATGGCGAGCCCGAACCAGCAGCGACTCACCACCAGGCGGCGGCCACCCGATCCGGCGCGGGCGCCGTGGACGGTGGGCCGCGTACTCAAGCGGCTCGCCCTCGCGCTGGTGGCGGTCTCGCTCACCGCGATCCTCATCGGCTCGGCCTTCTTCAAACCGGTCTTCGCCGGCGGCTTCCGGATCGAGCCGCGCTTTCCCATCGGCCAGTGGTTCGCCGACCTGCCCAGCCACCTGTGGTGGGTGCTCGTCTTCGCGATCTTCACCGCCTCGATGGCGCCCTTGCGCGCCTGGCGCTGGGGGTTCGTGCTCCCACGGCCGAAACCGCACTACGAGGATCGCTACCACGCGGTGGCGATCGGCCTGCTCGCCAACAACGCGGTGCCGGGAAAGCTGGGCGAGGCGATCCGCTCGATGTCGCTCACCCGCTTCTCCGAGCAGCGCGGCAGGGCGATACCCTTCGCGCAGAGCCTGGGGACGGTGCTCGTCTGCAAGCTCATCGACGTGATCGCGCTCCTCACCCTGGTGAGCCTCTCGCCGAGCGGCCCCTTCTTCGGCGCGACCACGAGCCTCAAGGGCGGCTTCGTCGGCGTGGTGATCGTGCTGCCTGTCCTGATCGCGCTCCTTTTCCTCACCGCGCGCTACGCGCCGAAGATCGCCGACTGGCTCCACGCGAAGGGACGCTCGCCGAAGCTCGAGAACACGCTGCGCGAGCTGGCGGTGGGCGTCGCAGCCAGCGGCTCGCTCCTCCACGTGGGCAAGGCCTTCGGCGCGACGTTGATCGCGATCGGCGCGGTGGCCACCGGCTACACCTTCGCCATGTACGGCGTGGGGATGGAGCCCGGGGTCACCGCGGGCATCGTGATGCTCGCCGCAGTGACGCTGGGACAGAGCCCGCCCGGGGTTCCGGCGGGGCTCGGCGTCTACTACCTCGCCGCCACCTGGTCGGCGCGGCTCCTCGGCGCCACCGCGGAACAGGCGGCGACGCTCGCCGTGCTCACCCACCTCACCACCGTGCTCACGCACATGAGCGTCGGGGGTGTCTCGCTCTTCGTGCGCAAGGTGCGGCTCCGGGATTTCCTGCCGAAGCGGAAGAAGAAGCAGGGGAGCGACGAGGTGGTCGCCGAGGGCGCGAGGCTTCCGGCGTAA
- a CDS encoding endonuclease/exonuclease/phosphatase family protein: MAGIESGGATELVVATYNIHGCIGTDKRFDLGRVATVIEEIGADVVALQEVGDVRGRGPAGDYAAELGDRIGCSVIYQPTMLRGDRAYGNAIVSRLPVEGSRSYDLSVRRREPRGCLRADLRFGESPVHVFGLHLGLARAEQREQAAMLLGADIVRDAAVSWPLVVMGDFNFWFNGPIARTVRRSLIDAAVAAGTPGPTYPARSPILRLDRIYVDDAWAAESTWVHRSEAARVASDHLPLVARLRLRREQMELPPGAERGTLAAGAP; the protein is encoded by the coding sequence ATGGCAGGCATTGAGAGCGGCGGCGCCACCGAGCTGGTGGTCGCCACCTACAACATCCATGGGTGCATCGGCACCGACAAGCGCTTCGACCTCGGCCGCGTCGCCACGGTGATCGAGGAGATCGGCGCCGACGTGGTCGCGCTGCAGGAAGTGGGTGACGTCCGCGGCCGCGGCCCCGCCGGTGATTACGCGGCGGAGCTGGGCGACAGGATCGGCTGTTCGGTGATCTACCAACCGACGATGCTGCGCGGCGACCGTGCCTACGGCAACGCCATCGTCAGCCGCCTGCCGGTGGAGGGCAGCCGCTCCTACGATCTCTCGGTGCGGCGCCGGGAGCCCCGCGGCTGCCTGCGCGCGGATCTGCGCTTCGGCGAGAGCCCGGTGCACGTCTTCGGGCTCCACCTCGGCCTCGCCAGGGCGGAGCAGCGCGAGCAGGCGGCGATGCTCCTCGGCGCCGACATCGTCCGCGACGCCGCGGTCTCCTGGCCGCTCGTCGTGATGGGCGACTTCAATTTCTGGTTCAACGGGCCCATCGCCCGCACCGTGCGTCGTTCGCTCATCGACGCGGCGGTCGCCGCGGGAACGCCGGGGCCGACCTACCCCGCTCGCAGCCCGATCCTGCGGCTCGACCGGATCTACGTGGACGACGCCTGGGCCGCCGAGTCGACCTGGGTCCACCGCTCCGAAGCGGCCCGGGTGGCCAGCGATCACCTGCCCCTGGTGGCGCGGCTGCGCCTGCGGCGCGAGCAGATGGAGCTGCCGCCCGGCGCCGAGCGGGGCACCCTCGCTGCCGGCGCTCCCTGA
- a CDS encoding alkaline phosphatase family protein, with protein MIGTIERIPTPLLPQRLTLDALPLRPVVRRWAEATVRELTPVVKRVPSTGQRRLLAIFVDGLGAKLLEKAARDGTMPFLARLRDSRAMRETRTFSGMPSTTTAYQAGLFYGLRHPDVPAFNWLDRKSREQRMMFKPQHAAQEEARIRALAGDGLMKGGASYLSILRGGAADHLNTVGAAAVLGREELPNLDREELPALLQIHGQTAFALAARLAMETGPFLWDMRRFVREKASSRHEFMFLLNHLLVGTLVKEVAQGQAIVDLVRGVPRVFLNFHDFDEVSHRRGPDLAMEQVLRGIDHSVEAMFAIAAAVDDPVDVYVFSDHGQIEAVPFEREYGMTFADWIRGLGDGGKAPPELPRSVEVAVGASAGPPAFEPDLQIVDCGDYAQIYFEDGPPLDASAIVERHARTFARILTCPGVGLALVRHAGAALAFDPGGRLVDPEDPATVPKGCSPRGVAAALEELASSEAAGDVLVYGSWREGGCVSLSWEWSSHGGPSFDETENFLLHPVGIPFDAARISHAADLHHAFRSLYGGPA; from the coding sequence GTGATTGGCACGATCGAACGAATCCCCACCCCGCTCCTCCCCCAGCGCCTCACCCTGGACGCCCTCCCCCTGCGTCCGGTGGTGCGCCGCTGGGCGGAGGCCACCGTCCGCGAGCTCACCCCCGTGGTGAAGCGCGTCCCTTCCACCGGGCAGCGGCGCCTGCTCGCGATCTTCGTCGACGGTCTCGGCGCGAAGCTCCTCGAGAAGGCGGCCCGCGACGGCACCATGCCCTTCCTCGCCAGGCTCCGGGACAGCAGGGCGATGCGCGAGACCCGCACCTTCTCGGGCATGCCCTCCACCACCACCGCCTACCAGGCGGGGCTCTTCTACGGCCTGCGCCATCCGGACGTGCCCGCGTTCAACTGGCTCGATCGCAAGAGCCGCGAGCAGCGGATGATGTTCAAGCCGCAGCACGCTGCGCAGGAGGAGGCGCGGATCCGCGCCCTCGCCGGCGACGGCCTGATGAAGGGCGGCGCGAGCTACCTCTCGATCCTCCGCGGCGGCGCAGCCGACCACCTCAACACCGTGGGCGCCGCGGCGGTCCTCGGCCGCGAAGAGCTGCCCAACCTCGACCGCGAGGAGCTCCCGGCGCTCCTGCAGATCCACGGGCAGACCGCCTTCGCCCTGGCGGCGCGGCTGGCGATGGAGACGGGCCCCTTCCTCTGGGACATGCGCCGCTTCGTCCGCGAGAAGGCGTCGAGCCGCCACGAGTTCATGTTCCTGCTCAACCACCTGCTCGTCGGCACCCTGGTGAAGGAGGTGGCGCAGGGGCAGGCGATCGTCGATCTCGTCCGCGGCGTCCCCCGCGTCTTCCTCAACTTCCACGACTTCGACGAGGTCTCGCACCGCCGCGGCCCCGACCTCGCCATGGAGCAGGTGCTCCGCGGCATCGACCACTCGGTGGAGGCGATGTTCGCCATCGCCGCCGCGGTGGACGATCCGGTGGACGTCTACGTCTTCAGCGACCATGGCCAGATCGAGGCGGTCCCCTTCGAGCGCGAATACGGCATGACCTTCGCCGACTGGATCCGCGGCCTCGGCGATGGCGGCAAGGCGCCGCCGGAGCTGCCCCGGAGCGTGGAGGTGGCGGTGGGCGCCAGCGCCGGGCCGCCCGCCTTCGAGCCCGACCTGCAGATCGTCGACTGCGGCGACTACGCGCAGATCTACTTCGAGGACGGCCCGCCGCTGGACGCCAGCGCCATCGTCGAGCGCCACGCCCGCACCTTCGCCCGGATCCTCACCTGCCCTGGCGTGGGCCTCGCCCTGGTGCGCCACGCAGGCGCCGCCCTCGCCTTCGATCCCGGCGGCAGGCTGGTCGATCCCGAGGATCCCGCCACCGTCCCGAAGGGCTGCTCGCCCCGCGGCGTGGCGGCTGCGCTGGAGGAGCTCGCCAGCTCGGAGGCAGCAGGCGACGTGCTCGTCTACGGGAGTTGGCGCGAGGGCGGCTGCGTTTCGCTTTCGTGGGAGTGGAGCTCCCACGGCGGCCCGAGCTTCGACGAGACGGAGAACTTCCTCCTCCATCCCGTGGGCATTCCCTTCGATGCCGCGCGGATCTCACACGCCGCCGATCTGCACCATGCGTTCCGGTCGCTCTACGGCGGACCGGCCTAG
- a CDS encoding alkaline phosphatase family protein, giving the protein MFEDYPPSGSSWLERPLAALGRRGTAIRPPFRGGRRFLIVHLDGVSREVLGRAIGAGYMPWLAGAIERGEYGLAASHAGTPASTPAFQSSLFYGDHGDLPGFIWHDKRRGKDVRMDDAAEVLRLEESIARPGLLAGGSTYFSIVSGGASEPAFCTSRLARDLAIGGPDEKNLYDHAASAIAHALPVVRGLAKFAGTAASGAISSARWAIEQRRLRHEPRFVIHRALLGELLAEFATHLTLLDLSRGVPAIYTVYAGYDEIAHRRGPFSEEALAELRVADDALALLHAAIKARPERRYEMYVLSDHGQEPTRPIERVLAGPNLADWILAADRRGGVDPARVKRIARDRLRRERLEAVPFFKRLCGGASREGGGEENRPKVIVSEAGDVAHVYFTDRTAPLTFEEMEARWPAQLRAVLECPASGIVAIRGGSAGFAFLQGKRFDLSDPGALEGVLRYDGTRLRSYLLEMLQMPSAGDLVVYGAGVPGGDVAYAFEFGSHGGVGAGDVETFFIHPWHVPVGDAQMGPRELHAFFRERFVPEYAAKAPTIATLEHGLHDGRH; this is encoded by the coding sequence ATGTTCGAAGACTACCCGCCGTCGGGCTCGTCCTGGCTCGAGCGTCCGCTCGCAGCGCTGGGCCGGCGTGGCACCGCGATCCGTCCGCCCTTCCGCGGCGGGCGGCGCTTCCTGATCGTGCACCTCGACGGCGTCTCCCGCGAAGTCCTCGGCCGCGCCATCGGCGCCGGCTACATGCCCTGGCTCGCCGGCGCGATCGAGCGCGGTGAGTACGGCCTGGCCGCCTCCCACGCCGGCACGCCCGCCTCCACGCCCGCCTTCCAATCCTCGCTCTTCTACGGCGACCACGGCGATCTGCCGGGCTTCATCTGGCACGACAAGCGGCGGGGCAAGGACGTGCGGATGGACGACGCAGCGGAGGTGCTGCGGCTCGAGGAGAGCATCGCCCGTCCCGGCCTCCTCGCGGGCGGCTCCACCTATTTCTCCATCGTCTCCGGCGGCGCCAGCGAGCCGGCGTTCTGCACCAGCCGCCTCGCCCGCGACCTCGCCATCGGCGGCCCCGACGAGAAGAACCTCTACGACCACGCCGCCTCGGCCATCGCCCACGCGCTGCCGGTGGTGCGCGGCCTCGCCAAATTCGCCGGCACCGCGGCGAGCGGCGCGATCAGCTCCGCGCGCTGGGCGATCGAGCAGCGCCGCCTGCGCCACGAGCCGCGCTTCGTGATCCACCGCGCCCTGCTCGGCGAGCTCCTCGCCGAGTTCGCGACCCACCTCACGCTCCTCGACCTGAGCCGGGGCGTGCCGGCGATCTACACGGTCTACGCGGGCTACGACGAGATCGCCCACCGCCGCGGCCCCTTCTCCGAGGAGGCGCTCGCCGAGCTGCGCGTCGCCGACGACGCGCTCGCGCTGCTCCACGCCGCGATCAAGGCGCGGCCCGAACGCCGCTACGAGATGTACGTGCTCTCCGATCACGGGCAGGAGCCGACCCGCCCGATCGAGCGCGTGCTCGCAGGGCCCAACCTCGCCGACTGGATCCTCGCCGCCGATCGCAGGGGAGGCGTCGACCCGGCGCGGGTCAAGCGGATCGCCCGGGACCGCCTCCGCCGGGAGCGCCTCGAGGCGGTGCCCTTCTTCAAGCGCCTCTGCGGCGGCGCGAGCCGCGAGGGCGGCGGCGAGGAGAACCGGCCGAAAGTGATCGTCTCCGAGGCGGGGGACGTGGCGCACGTCTACTTCACCGACCGCACCGCGCCGCTCACCTTCGAGGAGATGGAGGCGCGCTGGCCCGCGCAGCTCCGCGCGGTGCTCGAATGCCCTGCGAGCGGCATCGTCGCCATTCGCGGCGGCAGCGCGGGCTTCGCCTTCCTGCAGGGCAAGCGCTTCGACCTCTCCGATCCCGGCGCGCTGGAGGGCGTGCTCCGCTACGACGGGACGCGCCTGCGCAGCTACCTGCTGGAGATGCTGCAGATGCCCTCCGCCGGCGACCTGGTGGTCTACGGCGCCGGCGTGCCCGGCGGGGACGTGGCCTACGCCTTCGAGTTCGGTTCCCACGGCGGCGTCGGGGCCGGCGACGTGGAGACCTTCTTCATCCACCCCTGGCACGTTCCCGTCGGGGACGCACAGATGGGGCCGCGGGAGCTGCATGCCTTCTTCCGCGAGCGCTTCGTACCCGAGTACGCGGCGAAGGCGCCGACCATCGCCACCTTGGAGCACGGTCTGCACGATGGCAGGCATTGA
- a CDS encoding Ig-like domain-containing protein gives MTNKMMWAVALIAAASLATACGDDGGDDNTGGSGGTGATGGTGGTGGTGGAGGMGGAGGTGGTGGTVEEICDNGEDDDANGDTDCDDAACAEDAACTGCQDSTDCEAGVCDTTTNTCVVCTAEAGCEDPTGTCDTSVEGGVCVGCLADADCNGGVCDTTTNSCVECLETADCTAGVCDTEANACVTCTATEGCTDSVCDTSVAGGACVECIVDADCADDEACGVDNACGVRGSVEIAALRAVTPVSGLNFPVTDVTVTYTRPALGNLSNDPAGFFVQAEQDGPALFVAVDPTGTSPALQAGDVVSFTVTDSVGTSGMVRATAISGLSVATTGTDVAALKQDVSAATDLITNLGGYEAELIALTGTVAEDFRSAGSEHVSALFATEGQATDSNLKVRMPAAMQAALDLAEGCVITLDQAVMWRFNNQAQPSAFAADDVSVASCPAPNVLGAAAATSTEVVVTFDRILDEESVQATDFTITPALAVDGIVVNGKTVTLTTAAQGAETYTVTVAGVTDLYGAAIGSGDSATFSGAGVPRAQLLITEANVNVGSGRDLFELYAVTGGTVQDYRLRTMDGSSGQTLATLPNVTVAAGDFIVIHINPDATVTAETTAIDEHPQSSAAGNYDTAWDFVGGATGVAYSHRVVVVEDHVGAIVDAVPFAHVTMTGTPPGYFPANLQSLQSAGLWTPADCGGSTCAYDSVPSALDVSASWSGVGTTATGNSAQRAWTATGPADTMSNADWNAAAAPTWGAATVMAP, from the coding sequence ATGACCAACAAGATGATGTGGGCGGTGGCCCTGATCGCTGCCGCCTCGCTGGCCACTGCCTGTGGCGACGACGGCGGCGACGACAACACCGGCGGCTCGGGCGGCACCGGCGCGACCGGCGGTACGGGTGGCACCGGCGGTACGGGTGGCGCCGGCGGTATGGGTGGCGCCGGCGGCACCGGTGGTACCGGCGGCACCGTCGAAGAGATCTGCGACAACGGCGAGGACGACGACGCGAACGGTGACACCGATTGCGACGACGCCGCCTGTGCCGAGGACGCTGCGTGCACCGGCTGCCAGGACAGCACCGACTGCGAAGCCGGCGTCTGCGACACCACCACCAACACCTGCGTGGTCTGCACCGCCGAGGCGGGCTGCGAGGATCCGACCGGCACGTGTGACACCTCCGTCGAAGGCGGCGTCTGCGTGGGCTGCCTCGCCGATGCGGACTGCAACGGCGGCGTCTGCGACACCACGACCAACAGCTGCGTCGAGTGTCTCGAGACCGCCGACTGCACCGCCGGCGTCTGCGACACGGAGGCGAACGCCTGCGTGACCTGCACGGCCACCGAGGGTTGCACCGACAGCGTCTGCGACACGAGCGTCGCCGGCGGCGCCTGCGTCGAATGCATCGTCGACGCCGACTGCGCCGATGACGAGGCCTGCGGCGTCGACAACGCCTGCGGCGTCCGGGGCAGCGTCGAGATCGCCGCGCTCCGCGCAGTGACGCCGGTCTCCGGCCTCAACTTCCCCGTCACCGACGTCACCGTGACCTATACCCGGCCGGCGCTCGGCAACCTGAGCAACGACCCTGCCGGCTTCTTCGTGCAGGCCGAGCAGGACGGCCCTGCCCTCTTCGTGGCGGTGGACCCCACCGGCACCTCCCCTGCGCTCCAGGCTGGTGACGTCGTGTCGTTCACCGTCACCGACTCGGTCGGCACCTCCGGCATGGTCCGCGCCACCGCGATCAGCGGCCTCAGCGTCGCCACCACCGGCACCGACGTCGCGGCGCTGAAGCAGGACGTCTCGGCAGCCACCGACCTGATCACCAACCTCGGCGGCTACGAGGCGGAGCTGATCGCCCTCACCGGCACGGTGGCCGAGGACTTCCGCAGCGCAGGTTCCGAGCACGTCTCCGCGCTCTTCGCCACCGAGGGCCAGGCGACCGACAGCAACCTCAAGGTCCGCATGCCGGCAGCGATGCAGGCCGCGCTCGACCTCGCCGAGGGATGCGTGATCACCCTCGACCAGGCGGTGATGTGGCGCTTCAACAACCAGGCGCAGCCCTCGGCCTTCGCCGCGGACGACGTCTCCGTCGCCTCCTGCCCGGCGCCGAACGTCCTCGGCGCCGCTGCCGCCACCTCGACCGAGGTGGTGGTCACCTTCGACCGCATCCTCGACGAGGAGAGCGTGCAGGCCACCGACTTCACCATCACCCCCGCCCTCGCGGTGGACGGCATCGTGGTGAACGGCAAGACCGTGACCCTCACCACCGCGGCGCAGGGCGCCGAGACGTATACGGTGACGGTCGCCGGCGTCACCGACCTCTACGGCGCCGCAATCGGCTCGGGCGACAGCGCCACCTTCTCCGGCGCCGGCGTGCCCCGCGCGCAGCTGCTCATCACCGAGGCGAACGTCAACGTCGGTAGCGGCCGCGATCTCTTCGAGCTGTACGCGGTGACCGGCGGCACGGTGCAGGACTACCGCCTCCGCACCATGGACGGCTCTTCCGGCCAGACCCTCGCCACCCTGCCGAACGTCACGGTCGCCGCCGGCGACTTCATCGTCATCCACATCAACCCGGACGCCACCGTGACGGCGGAGACCACCGCGATCGACGAGCACCCGCAGTCGAGCGCCGCTGGCAACTACGACACCGCCTGGGACTTCGTCGGTGGGGCCACCGGTGTGGCCTACTCGCACCGCGTCGTGGTCGTGGAGGATCACGTCGGAGCGATCGTCGACGCCGTGCCCTTCGCCCACGTGACGATGACCGGTACGCCCCCGGGCTACTTCCCGGCCAACCTCCAGAGCCTGCAGAGCGCCGGCCTCTGGACTCCCGCCGACTGCGGCGGCTCGACCTGCGCCTACGACTCGGTGCCGAGCGCCCTCGACGTCAGCGCCTCCTGGAGCGGCGTGGGTACCACCGCCACCGGCAACAGCGCCCAGCGCGCCTGGACCGCCACCGGTCCCGCCGACACGATGAGCAACGCCGACTGGAATGCGGCTGCCGCCCCGACCTGGGGTGCGGCGACCGTGATGGCGCCTTGA
- a CDS encoding lysophospholipid acyltransferase family protein, with amino-acid sequence MKKLGWLIVNAGQAIFLGVWTAFWISAALLVLAVTFRRDLPLIMARTCWAPGILWGAGAKVQVEGGEGIDWSRPHIFLMNHQSAIDIPVAFLVLKTPLRFIAKRILARVPFLGWYMWATGMIFVEREKSTKAVASLQHAGERIRAGASILAYPEGTRSRNSRILPFKKGTFVVAIEAQVPVVPVAISGADQVLSSTGFRVRPGTIRVKIGDPIPTAGLKRYHREALLKQVHDEVIDMHLAIGGPGGDRHAAVAARGKLGVPAPESEQLADETEPPVRQRSA; translated from the coding sequence ATGAAGAAGCTCGGCTGGCTGATCGTGAACGCAGGACAGGCAATCTTCCTCGGCGTCTGGACCGCGTTCTGGATCTCGGCCGCGCTGCTCGTGCTCGCCGTCACCTTCCGTCGCGACCTGCCGCTGATCATGGCCCGCACCTGCTGGGCGCCCGGGATCCTCTGGGGCGCCGGCGCCAAGGTGCAGGTCGAGGGGGGCGAGGGGATCGACTGGTCCAGGCCCCACATCTTCCTGATGAACCACCAGTCGGCCATCGACATCCCGGTGGCGTTCCTGGTGCTGAAGACGCCGCTCCGCTTCATCGCCAAGCGCATCCTCGCCAGGGTGCCCTTCCTCGGCTGGTACATGTGGGCAACGGGGATGATCTTCGTCGAGCGCGAGAAGAGCACGAAGGCGGTGGCGAGCCTCCAGCACGCAGGCGAGCGGATCCGCGCCGGGGCGAGCATCCTCGCCTACCCGGAGGGCACGCGGTCGCGGAACAGCCGGATCCTCCCGTTCAAGAAGGGCACGTTCGTGGTGGCGATCGAGGCCCAGGTGCCGGTGGTGCCGGTGGCGATCTCCGGCGCGGACCAGGTCCTCTCCAGCACCGGCTTCCGGGTGCGCCCGGGGACCATCCGCGTGAAGATCGGCGATCCGATCCCCACCGCGGGCCTGAAGCGCTACCACCGCGAGGCGCTGCTCAAGCAGGTGCACGACGAGGTGATCGACATGCACCTCGCCATCGGCGGCCCCGGCGGCGATCGCCACGCAGCGGTGGCCGCCCGGGGCAAGCTCGGCGTCCCCGCGCCGGAGAGCGAGCAGCTCGCCGACGAGACCGAGCCGCCGGTCCGGCAACGGTCGGCTTGA
- a CDS encoding VIT1/CCC1 transporter family protein, whose protein sequence is MTTRKGRRKDPPGRPEHGFGHYLRDMMYGASDGVVTTLAVVAGASGAAFEPRVGLVLGLANLVADGLSMGVSNYLGLKSELQQEGQSVRKEQPWRHGAATLAAFVVAGAVPLLAYLPLRPARLSVLELALLLSALTLAAVGATRAPYVGRSRWRSALEVVSLAMAAAGAAWLVGHLARGLMNGA, encoded by the coding sequence ATGACGACGCGGAAGGGCAGGCGCAAGGATCCACCGGGCCGGCCGGAGCATGGCTTCGGCCACTACCTGCGCGACATGATGTACGGCGCCAGCGACGGCGTGGTCACCACGCTCGCGGTGGTGGCGGGCGCGAGCGGCGCCGCCTTCGAGCCGCGGGTCGGGCTGGTGCTCGGGCTGGCGAACCTGGTGGCGGACGGGCTCTCGATGGGGGTGAGCAACTACCTCGGCCTCAAGTCGGAGCTCCAGCAGGAGGGGCAGTCGGTGCGCAAGGAGCAGCCCTGGCGCCACGGCGCTGCGACGCTCGCCGCGTTCGTGGTCGCGGGAGCGGTGCCGCTGCTCGCCTATCTGCCGCTACGGCCGGCAAGGCTCTCGGTGCTCGAGCTGGCGCTCCTGCTCTCGGCGCTGACGCTGGCTGCGGTGGGGGCGACCCGGGCGCCCTACGTGGGCAGGTCGCGGTGGCGCTCGGCGCTGGAGGTGGTGTCGCTGGCGATGGCGGCTGCCGGGGCCGCGTGGCTGGTGGGCCACCTGGCGCGCGGGCTCATGAACGGGGCGTAG
- the yihA gene encoding ribosome biogenesis GTP-binding protein YihA/YsxC yields the protein MKVIAADFVTTAVAPAGWPPADLPEIAFVGRSNVGKSSMLNKLSGRKGIARVSGTPGRTRALNFFELTLERAATKEKLRFCDLPGYGFAKVSKAERAQWARMIEGYLAEREPLKAVVVIIDGKVGPTDDDIEMLRWLEATGRRPIVVATKMDRLPKAHRAGRLRQIEAQLQFLPRTLIGFSAEEGFGRDDVWAKILDAAHSP from the coding sequence ATGAAGGTCATCGCCGCGGATTTCGTCACCACTGCGGTCGCGCCTGCTGGCTGGCCCCCCGCCGATCTTCCTGAGATCGCCTTCGTGGGCCGGTCGAACGTCGGCAAGTCCTCGATGTTGAACAAGCTCTCCGGCCGCAAGGGCATCGCCCGTGTCTCCGGAACGCCGGGCCGCACCCGCGCCCTCAATTTCTTCGAGCTCACCCTCGAGCGCGCCGCCACGAAGGAGAAGCTGCGCTTCTGCGACCTCCCCGGCTACGGCTTCGCCAAGGTCTCGAAGGCAGAGCGCGCGCAGTGGGCGAGGATGATCGAGGGCTACCTCGCCGAGCGCGAGCCGCTCAAGGCGGTGGTGGTGATCATCGACGGCAAGGTCGGCCCCACCGACGACGACATCGAGATGCTGCGCTGGCTCGAGGCCACGGGCCGCCGGCCGATCGTGGTGGCCACGAAGATGGACCGGCTGCCCAAGGCGCACCGCGCAGGCAGGCTCCGGCAGATCGAGGCCCAGCTGCAATTCCTCCCCCGCACCTTGATCGGCTTCTCGGCGGAGGAGGGCTTCGGCCGCGACGACGTGTGGGCGAAGATCCTCGACGCCGCGCATTCGCCGTAG
- a CDS encoding CoA-binding protein codes for MSEDWRKNLIEDDEDRIAELLRGASRVAVLGIKTEAQSGQPAFYVAKYLAEAGLEVVPVPVYYPEVTTILGKPVYRKVADVPGAVDIVDIFRRGPDVAGHLDDLLAKKPRAVWMQSGIRNDSVAESLAKAGILVVQDRCLMVDHRRYRA; via the coding sequence ATGAGCGAAGACTGGCGCAAGAACCTGATCGAAGACGACGAGGACCGGATCGCCGAGCTGCTGCGCGGCGCCAGCCGGGTGGCGGTGCTGGGCATCAAGACCGAGGCACAATCCGGCCAGCCTGCGTTCTACGTGGCGAAATACCTGGCCGAGGCGGGGCTCGAGGTGGTGCCGGTGCCGGTCTACTACCCGGAGGTCACGACCATCCTCGGCAAGCCCGTCTACCGCAAGGTGGCCGACGTGCCCGGCGCGGTCGACATCGTCGACATCTTCCGGCGGGGGCCCGACGTGGCCGGGCACCTCGACGATCTGCTGGCGAAGAAGCCGCGGGCGGTCTGGATGCAGAGTGGGATTCGCAACGATTCGGTGGCGGAATCGTTGGCGAAGGCGGGCATCCTCGTCGTCCAGGACCGCTGCCTGATGGTCGATCACCGGCGTTATCGGGCCTGA